From Streptomyces sp. NBC_00690, a single genomic window includes:
- a CDS encoding 3-deoxy-manno-octulosonate cytidylyltransferase: protein MAATTARPTDAERRRHIAVIPCRWGASRFPGKPLALLGGMPLLWHVHQRCLEAKRLDGAIVATDDERIEAACRELGIDSIRTGEHLTGTDRVAEVAERLPADGYINVQGDEPFISPTAINDVSEALEFTPPGTFAVNAYTELVDVGAVLDHNVVKVVVTARSEALMFSRQPIPYPRGDRPKYLRQLGLYGFTGEALQHFRQLQQGPLERAEGVEMLRFVEHGHAVQMVPVLDDGVAIDTPEDLTRAASFLDQLGGAVHRRGTAQPSARWDGITSSPTRARFSESPRSHS from the coding sequence GTGGCCGCCACCACAGCCCGACCGACCGACGCCGAACGGCGCCGGCACATCGCCGTCATACCCTGCCGCTGGGGTGCCTCCCGCTTCCCCGGCAAACCACTGGCCCTCCTCGGCGGCATGCCGCTGCTCTGGCACGTCCACCAGCGCTGCCTGGAGGCCAAACGCCTCGACGGAGCCATCGTCGCGACGGACGACGAACGCATCGAAGCAGCGTGCCGCGAACTCGGCATCGACAGCATCCGCACCGGGGAGCACCTCACCGGCACCGACCGCGTCGCGGAGGTCGCCGAACGCCTGCCAGCCGACGGATACATCAACGTCCAGGGCGACGAGCCGTTCATCTCGCCGACCGCCATCAACGACGTCTCCGAGGCCCTGGAATTCACTCCGCCCGGCACCTTCGCCGTGAACGCCTACACCGAGCTGGTCGACGTCGGCGCCGTCCTGGACCACAACGTCGTCAAGGTAGTCGTTACGGCCCGCAGCGAGGCCCTCATGTTCTCGCGCCAGCCCATCCCCTACCCTAGGGGCGACCGGCCGAAGTACCTGCGCCAACTGGGCCTCTACGGCTTCACAGGCGAGGCTCTCCAACACTTCCGTCAGCTCCAGCAAGGGCCCCTGGAGCGTGCCGAAGGAGTAGAGATGCTGCGTTTCGTCGAACACGGCCACGCCGTACAGATGGTCCCTGTCCTGGACGACGGTGTAGCGATAGACACCCCTGAGGATCTGACGCGAGCCGCGAGCTTCCTCGATCAGCTCGGCGGAGCGGTTCATAGGCGTGGGACCGCACAGCCTTCTGCACGATGGGACGGAATCACCTCATCCCCGACTCGTGCCCGATTTTCGGAAAGCCCCCGTTCTCACTCCTAG
- a CDS encoding adenosylhomocysteinase: METPERARLDAFFRRITAQFPAGRPITTLVITHLLPERPAFLRAMAAVSTIGAVLPKPRSIHQPTLDTVRRTLPVHDLSRERFTDETQALHYLEDTAGGQDVVLADIGGYFAASLDTLVNKFSGRILGVVEDTENGHQRYAALGSLPCPVVSVARSPLKDCEDHLVGRSIVFSTDALVRARGDILTSRSACVIGFGKIGRSIAQTLRAQDLRVTVYDNDAVKRVQAHALGFRTSASTTEAIHDAELVLCATGNLALRHEDFAALRNGAYLGSVTSSEDELELGSLDDLYERHSVGPQLTRYEVTGHYFYILADGGAVNFVHGAAVGTYIHLVQAEILAATAALSHAQFQPGLHEMPAADRDAIARIWLRHFER, encoded by the coding sequence ATGGAAACCCCCGAGCGAGCACGGCTGGACGCCTTCTTCCGGAGGATCACCGCGCAGTTCCCCGCCGGGCGGCCGATCACAACGCTGGTCATCACCCACCTGCTCCCGGAACGCCCCGCGTTCTTGCGCGCCATGGCCGCGGTGTCCACGATCGGCGCCGTCCTCCCCAAGCCCCGGTCGATCCACCAGCCAACCCTCGACACCGTCCGCCGCACCCTGCCGGTCCACGACCTGAGCCGGGAGCGGTTCACCGACGAGACCCAGGCCCTGCACTACCTGGAGGACACGGCCGGCGGCCAGGACGTCGTCCTGGCCGACATCGGCGGGTACTTCGCGGCCAGCCTCGACACCCTCGTGAACAAGTTCTCCGGCCGCATCCTCGGCGTGGTCGAGGACACCGAGAACGGACACCAGCGGTACGCGGCTCTCGGCTCGCTGCCGTGCCCGGTCGTGTCCGTGGCCCGCTCACCGCTCAAGGACTGCGAGGACCACCTCGTCGGTCGGTCCATCGTGTTCTCCACCGACGCCCTCGTCCGCGCCCGCGGGGACATCCTCACGAGCCGCAGCGCCTGCGTCATCGGCTTCGGCAAGATCGGTCGCTCAATTGCGCAGACCCTGCGCGCCCAGGACCTGCGCGTCACCGTGTACGACAACGACGCTGTCAAGCGGGTACAGGCGCACGCCCTTGGCTTCCGCACCAGCGCGTCCACCACCGAGGCCATCCACGACGCGGAACTCGTGCTGTGCGCCACCGGCAACCTAGCCCTCCGGCACGAGGATTTCGCCGCCCTGCGCAACGGCGCGTACCTCGGATCGGTGACCTCCTCCGAGGACGAACTCGAACTCGGCAGCCTCGACGACCTCTACGAACGCCATTCCGTCGGACCCCAGTTGACCCGGTACGAGGTCACCGGCCACTACTTCTACATTCTCGCCGACGGCGGTGCCGTCAACTTCGTGCACGGCGCCGCCGTCGGCACCTACATCCACCTCGTCCAGGCCGAGATACTCGCCGCCACCGCCGCACTCAGCCACGCGCAATTCCAGCCCGGACTGCACGAGATGCCGGCGGCCGACCGCGACGCCATCGCCAGAATCTGGCTCCGCCACTTCGAAAGGTGA
- a CDS encoding 3-hydroxybutyryl-CoA dehydrogenase, with amino-acid sequence MADIARVGVVGCGQMGAGIAEVCARSGLEVKVAETTGEALEIGRTRLTNSLAKAAERGKISEVERDEALARLSFTTDLGEFADRDLVIEAVVENEQVKTEIFQVLDQVVTRPDAILASNTSSIPVVKLAVATSRPDQVIGIHFFNPAPVQQLVELIPALTTSEETIKRSEAVVQQVLAKHAIRAQDRSGFVVNALLIPYLLSAIRMFESGIASREDIDNGMELGCAHPMGPLKLADLIGLDTVASVADSMYDEYKEPLYAAPPLLQRMVDAGRLGRKTGSGFHQYG; translated from the coding sequence ATGGCCGACATTGCACGCGTCGGAGTGGTGGGCTGTGGCCAAATGGGCGCGGGCATCGCAGAGGTGTGCGCACGCAGCGGCCTGGAGGTCAAGGTGGCCGAGACCACGGGCGAAGCCCTGGAGATCGGTCGCACCCGGCTGACCAATTCGCTCGCGAAGGCAGCCGAACGCGGCAAGATCAGCGAGGTCGAGCGCGATGAGGCGTTGGCGCGCCTCAGTTTCACCACCGACCTCGGGGAGTTCGCGGACCGCGATCTCGTCATCGAGGCCGTCGTGGAGAACGAGCAGGTCAAGACCGAGATCTTTCAGGTGCTCGACCAGGTAGTGACCCGGCCGGACGCCATCCTCGCATCCAACACCTCCTCCATTCCCGTGGTGAAGCTGGCCGTCGCGACCTCGCGGCCCGACCAGGTCATCGGCATCCACTTCTTCAATCCGGCCCCCGTCCAGCAGCTCGTCGAGCTGATCCCCGCGCTGACCACGTCCGAGGAGACGATCAAGCGCTCGGAGGCCGTCGTCCAGCAGGTGCTGGCCAAGCACGCCATCAGGGCCCAGGACCGCTCGGGCTTCGTGGTGAACGCGCTCCTCATCCCCTATCTGCTCTCGGCGATCCGGATGTTCGAATCTGGCATCGCCAGCCGCGAGGACATCGACAACGGCATGGAGCTCGGCTGCGCCCATCCGATGGGACCGCTCAAGCTCGCCGATCTGATCGGCCTGGACACGGTGGCCTCGGTCGCCGACTCCATGTACGACGAGTACAAGGAACCGCTGTACGCCGCACCCCCGCTGCTCCAGCGGATGGTCGACGCGGGGCGCCTTGGCCGCAAGACGGGCTCGGGCTTCCACCAGTACGGCTGA
- a CDS encoding NUDIX hydrolase has protein sequence MPPSTNHIRAVTEAYIARHPDERGSLTMLFAALVGADDPTSRKTFPAHVTCSAILINGERHVLHILHKASGKLLAPGGHNEPSDQLLRDAALRELHEEAGIPPSAVVPLADHEDIPLDIDVHAIDANPSKNEPAHHHVDFRWAFHLGADHAVTL, from the coding sequence TTGCCTCCCTCCACGAACCACATCCGCGCCGTCACCGAGGCGTACATCGCCCGCCACCCGGACGAGCGCGGCTCCCTGACGATGCTGTTCGCAGCCCTCGTCGGCGCGGACGATCCCACCAGCCGCAAGACCTTCCCCGCCCACGTGACCTGCAGCGCCATCCTCATCAACGGTGAACGACACGTGCTCCACATCCTGCACAAGGCGTCCGGGAAGCTTCTGGCGCCCGGCGGGCACAACGAACCGTCCGACCAGCTCCTGCGCGACGCCGCTCTACGCGAACTGCACGAGGAGGCCGGCATCCCGCCCAGCGCCGTCGTCCCCCTCGCCGACCACGAGGACATCCCCCTCGACATCGACGTGCACGCGATCGACGCGAACCCGTCGAAGAACGAGCCGGCCCACCACCACGTGGACTTCCGCTGGGCCTTCCACCTCGGGGCCGATCACGCGGTGACGCTGTAG
- a CDS encoding MAB_1171c family putative transporter gives MRPRRASSATTDPTPRRSDGADARARSPGPFSVVPAFLLTASVVTMTALFAYEQLTARSPVEQVYALYLLSYISFLGFSVVDFLMQAVRQSKATRRDSIRVGLRVAAAGCVFALVYVVYKLTRIVGLGLGLGDETHEQCSSLVTSTCAFSVTSPAIAVLLICLGLTWPAVLYPISQARRRRWETRSFESLRPLWQDLAAEMPQIVLSSAEDVEGSSADSDFRLQRRVIEISDGILALRPYRSRRVRESAASNFHTTTEQSAAAVEAAVVRAALADSKAGRYADEVAPPSVDAAAREDLRADTQWLLLVADAYAHVGRVGDDGRPRTIGT, from the coding sequence GTGCGGCCCCGGAGAGCCTCGTCTGCTACTACCGACCCGACGCCGCGCCGGAGCGACGGCGCGGATGCGCGGGCCCGAAGCCCTGGGCCTTTCAGCGTTGTCCCAGCCTTCCTGCTCACCGCGTCGGTCGTCACCATGACCGCGCTGTTCGCCTACGAGCAGCTGACAGCTCGTTCTCCGGTCGAACAGGTCTACGCGCTCTATTTACTCTCCTACATTTCCTTCCTGGGGTTCTCCGTGGTCGACTTCCTGATGCAGGCCGTACGCCAGTCGAAGGCGACTCGGCGCGACAGCATCCGGGTCGGGTTGCGGGTGGCGGCGGCAGGCTGCGTGTTCGCTCTCGTCTACGTCGTCTACAAGCTGACGCGCATCGTCGGCCTCGGTTTGGGCCTGGGCGACGAAACGCACGAGCAATGCTCATCGCTCGTGACCTCGACGTGCGCCTTCAGCGTCACCTCCCCGGCAATCGCCGTCCTGCTGATCTGCCTCGGCCTCACGTGGCCTGCTGTCCTCTACCCGATCAGCCAAGCCCGCCGTCGTCGCTGGGAAACCCGGTCCTTCGAGTCGCTCCGCCCCCTCTGGCAGGATCTGGCAGCCGAGATGCCGCAGATCGTCCTGTCGTCGGCCGAGGACGTCGAAGGCAGCTCCGCCGACTCCGACTTCCGGCTGCAGCGGCGCGTCATCGAGATCAGCGACGGCATCCTCGCCCTCCGGCCGTACCGGTCGCGCAGGGTGCGGGAGAGCGCGGCGTCGAACTTCCACACCACTACCGAGCAGAGCGCCGCCGCCGTGGAGGCGGCTGTCGTGCGAGCTGCACTGGCAGACTCGAAGGCCGGCCGGTACGCAGACGAAGTCGCACCTCCGTCGGTAGACGCCGCCGCCCGCGAGGATCTTCGGGCCGACACCCAGTGGCTCCTCTTGGTGGCCGACGCCTACGCCCACGTCGGGCGTGTCGGCGACGACGGCCGGCCGAGAACGATTGGAACCTGA
- a CDS encoding NAD-dependent epimerase/dehydratase family protein, translating into MPQHEQPPTNASLRRAVVTGSAGFIGSHLAHSLVQAGTTVIGVDRRDPSTDPTAAANLAALRGRQGYHHVTADLLHCAIDPLLIDADTVFHLAGIPGVRPSWGPQFGDYLASNVLATHRVLEASTRIGVSRLVVASSSSVYGPTDGDASRETDRPNPASPYAVTKLAEEQLCLAYAERPVGPSVVALRYFTVYGPRQRADMFTHRALYAALTGQPLRLYGDGHQRRDFTYIDDAVAATIAAGVVPNAHGPINVGGGSNASLLDVVNIANSLTGREIQLHQDHVRNGDVLVTRANPSRAGEVLGWQPRVDLHSGLRAHMQTLAAPVPDYSRAA; encoded by the coding sequence GTGCCACAGCACGAGCAGCCCCCGACCAACGCTTCCCTCCGACGGGCCGTGGTGACCGGCTCCGCCGGATTCATCGGCTCCCACCTCGCCCACTCCCTCGTCCAGGCCGGCACCACCGTGATCGGCGTGGACCGCCGAGACCCGTCCACCGACCCGACGGCCGCCGCCAACCTCGCCGCGCTGCGAGGACGCCAGGGATACCACCACGTCACGGCCGACCTCCTTCACTGCGCCATCGACCCGCTCCTGATCGACGCCGACACCGTCTTCCACCTCGCCGGCATCCCCGGCGTACGGCCCTCCTGGGGACCGCAGTTCGGGGACTACCTCGCGTCCAACGTGCTGGCCACCCACCGCGTCCTCGAAGCCTCCACCCGGATCGGCGTATCCCGGCTGGTCGTCGCCTCCTCCTCCAGCGTCTACGGCCCTACCGACGGCGACGCGAGTCGCGAGACCGACCGCCCCAACCCCGCCTCCCCGTACGCCGTGACCAAGCTGGCCGAGGAGCAGCTCTGTCTCGCCTACGCCGAGCGTCCCGTCGGCCCCAGCGTGGTCGCCCTGCGGTACTTCACCGTCTACGGCCCCCGGCAGCGCGCCGACATGTTCACCCACCGCGCCCTGTACGCCGCCCTGACCGGACAGCCCCTGCGCCTGTACGGAGACGGCCACCAACGCCGCGACTTCACCTACATCGACGACGCGGTCGCCGCTACGATCGCAGCCGGCGTCGTCCCGAACGCTCACGGCCCCATCAACGTCGGCGGCGGCTCGAACGCATCGCTGCTGGACGTGGTCAACATCGCCAACAGCCTCACCGGCCGCGAGATCCAACTCCACCAGGACCACGTGCGCAACGGGGACGTTCTCGTCACGCGTGCCAATCCCAGCCGTGCGGGAGAGGTCCTCGGCTGGCAGCCGCGCGTCGACCTCCACAGCGGGCTGCGTGCCCACATGCAGACTCTGGCCGCCCCGGTGCCGGACTACAGCCGGGCTGCGTAG
- a CDS encoding cytochrome P450 family protein: MTDPTQDPRFLQDPYPTYAALRSACPVQAVPSASGGRLSYLVTGYAEAREALADARLSKDTAAFFAGKESKRRLHPAVAHNMLSSDPPEHTRLRKLVTKAFTTGAVAELRPFIARVTDDLLDQWPVGEPLDFMTGLAVPLPVIVICELLGVPEEDRPDIRRWSGELFAAGQPGVIDAASHSLADYMTELVAAKRRHPGNSLLDRLISARDGHDRLSEEELVSLAVLLLVAGHETTTNFLGNATLSLLQHPAELDRLRQNPNDIPAVLDELLRFDSPVSTATFRYTTEAITLGGTDIPAGAPVLVALGAANRDPERFPSPDQLDANRDAAGHLAFGHGIHRCVGAPLAKAEAEIALRAVLTRFPGLRLAVPPDQLQWRHARLVRGLTSLPVLN; this comes from the coding sequence ATGACCGACCCGACTCAGGACCCCCGCTTCCTCCAGGACCCCTACCCCACTTACGCGGCCCTGCGCTCGGCTTGCCCCGTACAGGCCGTACCCAGCGCATCCGGCGGGCGCCTCAGCTACCTGGTCACCGGATACGCCGAAGCCAGGGAAGCGCTCGCCGACGCCCGGCTCTCGAAGGACACCGCCGCGTTCTTCGCGGGCAAGGAATCAAAGCGGCGCCTCCACCCCGCAGTGGCACACAACATGCTCTCGAGCGACCCGCCCGAGCACACCCGGCTGCGCAAGCTGGTCACCAAAGCGTTCACGACCGGGGCGGTCGCGGAACTGCGCCCGTTCATCGCCAGGGTCACCGACGACCTGCTGGACCAGTGGCCTGTCGGTGAGCCCCTCGACTTCATGACCGGCTTGGCCGTCCCGCTACCCGTCATCGTGATCTGCGAACTGCTCGGAGTACCGGAGGAAGACCGGCCCGACATCCGGCGCTGGTCCGGCGAACTGTTCGCGGCGGGACAGCCTGGCGTCATCGACGCGGCCTCGCACTCCCTGGCCGACTACATGACAGAGCTCGTCGCCGCCAAGCGCCGACACCCCGGCAACTCGCTCCTCGACCGCCTCATCTCGGCTCGCGACGGCCACGACCGGCTCAGTGAGGAGGAACTGGTCTCCCTCGCGGTGCTCCTACTCGTGGCCGGTCACGAGACCACCACCAACTTCCTCGGCAACGCGACCCTCTCCCTGCTCCAGCACCCGGCCGAACTCGACCGCCTCCGCCAGAACCCAAACGACATCCCTGCGGTGCTGGACGAACTACTTCGATTCGACTCCCCCGTCAGCACGGCCACCTTCCGGTACACCACGGAGGCCATCACGCTCGGCGGCACCGACATCCCGGCAGGCGCACCGGTGCTGGTCGCCCTCGGAGCCGCCAACCGCGACCCGGAACGGTTCCCGTCACCGGACCAGCTCGATGCGAACCGGGACGCTGCCGGCCACCTCGCCTTCGGGCACGGTATCCACCGCTGCGTCGGCGCTCCCCTGGCCAAGGCCGAGGCCGAAATCGCGCTGCGCGCGGTACTGACACGGTTCCCGGGCCTCCGGCTCGCCGTACCGCCCGACCAGCTTCAGTGGCGGCACGCCCGTCTTGTACGCGGTCTGACCTCGCTTCCCGTCCTGAACTAG